TCAATGAAGAAAAAAATGGTGATTTAGTGATTGTGCAAAAAATTTATAATGCTAAAGTTGGCTTTTATTCGAAAGAGTTCAAAGATATTAAAGATCTCCCAGATGGCGCCAAAATTGCACTACCAAGTGATATTTCCAACGAAGGCCGTGCACTGGCAATTTTAGATGACGCTGGTTTGATCAAACTGAAAGACGGTGTAGGGTTCAATGGCGCAATCAAAGATGTAGTTGAAAATCCTAAAAAGTTTGAATGGGTTTCTGTTGACTTACTAAACCTAGCAGAAGCGTATAATGAAAAAGATATGGCAATGATTTACAACTATCCGACTTATATTGCTAAAATCGGCTTAACACCAAAAGATGCGATTTTATTGGAGAAGAAAGTGGATGATCGCTTTGCCATAAGCTTGGTTGCCAGAGAAGATAACAAAGACTCCGACAAAATAAAGGCATTAAAAAAAGCAATGACTAGTGATAAAGTTCGTGAGTTATTAGAAACAAAATACAGTGAAACATTAACACCGGCATTTTAAAAATAAACAATCAGAGAGCAGAAAATTATTCTGCTCTCTGATTGTTTATTTGGATAAAAAAAAATTAGAGCTGTTTGTAGAAGATCGTAGAATATAATTTATTACTGATTCTGGAGAGGAAACTTCTTTCAAATCATCACGATTTACTTTGATCTTTCGATAAATCAGATTTAATGGCAAGGTTGATTTTTCCGCAATCATATTGACGGAAATGCCATTTTTACTAAAGAAAATCAATTTGAAAATATCAAGTTTTTACTCATCACTTTTTTTCCATAACGTTATGACCTCCAAAGGTAAAACGTAATCAACTGAAATATACAGTAAATAAATGGAAAAAAATAATAATTAGAAAATAGCCAATTTCTATTTCCTAATTATTATTTTTAACCCATGATATTATTATTCTCGATAGCTGATTCAATTGCTCTTGCGTATTGATTTGTATTTGCTTGATAGTTGTCGATCAAGGTCAAATCTTTTTCAATATGACCTAGGCGAGTGTTTAGTTCTTCTATCTTGTTTAACGTTTGTTGTAAAATTTCAAGCATACGTTCATCTGTATTCATCATGTTACTCCTTTTTTATTTGATATTTTCATAAACAGAGACTTTTGATCGGTAAAACAAAGCGTAAAGAATCGTACAAACTATCGGAATC
This sequence is a window from Enterococcus sp. 7F3_DIV0205. Protein-coding genes within it:
- a CDS encoding MetQ/NlpA family ABC transporter substrate-binding protein, translated to MKKKVLISMLMVTGLVVAGCGGQKKQADTEKKEDKVIKVASHIPSTVEVVELAGKNIEDGYKVELVQVNDNIQYNELLNAKEIDANFAQHEPFMQKFNEEKNGDLVIVQKIYNAKVGFYSKEFKDIKDLPDGAKIALPSDISNEGRALAILDDAGLIKLKDGVGFNGAIKDVVENPKKFEWVSVDLLNLAEAYNEKDMAMIYNYPTYIAKIGLTPKDAILLEKKVDDRFAISLVAREDNKDSDKIKALKKAMTSDKVRELLETKYSETLTPAF